The Thermobispora bispora DSM 43833 genome window below encodes:
- a CDS encoding metallophosphoesterase family protein: MRILRFKHFARRFVGGRPARIIAIVVAAVLGGWLGLSVGATVQTSVGPADIAMSLDPAWRGETVLDVRPLGTLAFDSHRSPVRLNFSIEAVHPDVAEKMLEDREWSDRLPATIEKEITDGVRRLAIRGAIGAVAAGFLTGLLLFRRLSRAAWTSAGSLAMVAVLGVTSALTFNPRSIAEPRYTGLLTGVPSLIGSVETIMNRFSMYRDQLAKLVTNVSQLYEAGANLPIFDPDPDTIRVLHVSDLHINPLGWNVIKSLKDQFKVDFIIDTGDISDHGTKAENEYIKEIGRLGVPYVYVRGNHDSKTTQRAIEKQKNAIVLDGQAATVKGLRIYGVGDPRFTPDKSLQGVTDQALVDLGRRHALRLAPPAPPAPSPSPSASGSPSPAASASPSPAPPQESEEQGKITVDIVAVHDPTMGRAFSGRVPLVLSGHAHRRSTEVLDTGTRLMVQGSTGGAGLRGLEHEEPTPLTASVLYFSKATRRLVAWDDITVGGLGEHWIQCERHIEGQPDPRMLPESDKTPTPTGTNTAPPE, translated from the coding sequence ATGCGGATCTTGCGGTTCAAGCACTTCGCCCGGAGGTTCGTGGGTGGCCGCCCCGCCCGGATCATCGCCATCGTCGTCGCCGCGGTGCTCGGCGGCTGGCTCGGCCTCTCCGTCGGCGCGACCGTGCAGACCTCGGTCGGTCCCGCGGACATCGCGATGTCCCTCGACCCCGCCTGGCGCGGGGAGACCGTGCTCGACGTCCGGCCGCTGGGCACGCTCGCGTTCGACAGCCACCGCAGCCCGGTACGGCTCAACTTCTCGATCGAGGCGGTCCACCCCGACGTGGCCGAGAAGATGCTCGAGGACCGCGAGTGGAGCGACCGGCTCCCGGCGACCATCGAGAAGGAGATCACCGACGGGGTGCGCCGGCTGGCGATCCGCGGCGCGATCGGCGCGGTCGCCGCGGGGTTCCTCACCGGGCTGCTGCTCTTCCGCAGGCTCTCCCGGGCCGCCTGGACGAGCGCCGGCTCGCTCGCCATGGTCGCCGTGCTCGGCGTGACCTCGGCGCTCACCTTCAACCCGCGGTCGATCGCCGAGCCCCGGTACACCGGGCTGCTCACCGGCGTGCCGTCCCTGATCGGCAGCGTCGAGACGATCATGAATCGGTTCTCGATGTACCGGGACCAGCTCGCCAAGCTGGTGACCAACGTCTCCCAGCTCTACGAGGCCGGGGCGAACCTGCCGATCTTCGACCCGGACCCGGACACGATCCGGGTGCTCCACGTCTCCGACCTGCACATCAACCCGCTCGGCTGGAACGTCATCAAGTCGCTGAAGGACCAGTTCAAGGTCGACTTCATCATCGACACCGGAGACATCAGCGACCACGGCACCAAGGCGGAGAACGAGTACATCAAGGAGATCGGCCGGCTCGGCGTGCCGTACGTGTACGTCCGGGGCAACCACGACTCCAAGACCACCCAGCGGGCGATCGAGAAGCAGAAGAACGCGATCGTGCTCGACGGGCAGGCCGCCACGGTCAAGGGGCTGCGGATCTACGGGGTGGGCGACCCGCGGTTCACCCCGGACAAGTCGCTCCAGGGCGTCACCGATCAGGCGCTCGTCGACCTCGGCCGCCGGCACGCGCTCCGGCTCGCCCCGCCCGCGCCACCGGCGCCGTCCCCGTCGCCGTCGGCATCGGGCTCGCCATCGCCGGCGGCCTCGGCCTCGCCGTCGCCCGCGCCGCCGCAGGAGTCCGAGGAGCAGGGGAAGATCACCGTCGACATCGTGGCGGTCCACGACCCGACCATGGGCCGCGCCTTCTCCGGGCGCGTGCCGCTCGTGCTCTCCGGCCACGCCCACCGGCGCTCCACCGAGGTGCTCGACACCGGCACCCGGCTCATGGTCCAGGGCTCCACCGGCGGCGCCGGCCTGCGCGGGCTCGAGCACGAGGAGCCCACCCCGCTCACGGCGTCGGTGCTCTACTTCAGCAAGGCCACCCGCCGGCTGGTGGCCTGGGACGACATCACCGTCGGCGGCCTCGGGGAACACTGGATCCAGTGCGAACGTCATATTGAAGGGCAACCGGACCCTAGAATGCTCCCCGAGTCGGACAAGACCCCGACCCCAACGGGTACGAACACTGCCCCGCCTGAGTAA
- a CDS encoding metallopeptidase family protein, with product MIDIPRARFEQLVSEALDTIPPDLAELMDNVVVVVVDDPPEPGLLGLYTGVPLTERGAWYSGVLPDRIEIYRKPTLEICETEEDVIEEVRITVVHEIAHHFGIDDERLHELGY from the coding sequence GTGATCGACATCCCGCGGGCGAGGTTCGAGCAGCTCGTCTCCGAGGCGCTGGACACGATCCCACCCGATCTCGCCGAGCTCATGGACAACGTGGTGGTGGTCGTGGTCGACGATCCCCCCGAACCGGGGCTGCTCGGCCTCTACACGGGCGTCCCCCTCACCGAGCGCGGCGCCTGGTACTCGGGCGTGCTCCCCGACCGGATCGAGATCTACCGCAAGCCCACGCTGGAGATCTGCGAGACCGAGGAGGACGTGATCGAAGAGGTGCGGATCACGGTCGTCCACGAGATCGCGCACCACTTCGGCATCGACGACGAGCGCCTGCACGAGCTGGGCTACTGA
- a CDS encoding MFS transporter, producing the protein MTYREVIAVEEFRWLWLGQGLSLLGDQFAQVALAVLVYSRTESALATAAVYALTYLPPIIGGPLLAGLADRYPRRRVMLWCDVLRAMLVAVMAVPGMPLPALCALVFGVVLLGAPFSAARAALLPEILSGDRYVVGSALQNVTNQAVQMLGFAIGGAVIATLGPYRALALDAATFLASALAIVGKVRHRPAPARADGRRPAMGSSVRTGLRLVFGDRRLRTLVLFAWLCGFYVVPEGIAAPYAAALDHETLPVSLVTGLLMAAMPAGTLIGALLYGRFASPAGRLKSMGWLAMLSCAPLIVCAARPPLEVVLALWALSGVGGVYQIAANAAFVQCVPPAERGQAFGIAQSGLLAAQGLGILAAGALAQRFGPEPVVAIAGAAGLSCAAALTMLWTESRAEIIAKVHAATGHPRGPSEPSAPVRV; encoded by the coding sequence ATGACCTACCGCGAGGTCATCGCGGTCGAGGAGTTCCGGTGGCTGTGGCTCGGGCAGGGCCTCTCGCTGCTCGGGGACCAGTTCGCGCAGGTCGCGCTGGCCGTTCTCGTCTACAGCCGCACCGAGTCCGCGCTCGCCACCGCCGCCGTCTACGCGCTCACCTACCTGCCGCCCATCATCGGGGGCCCGCTGCTCGCCGGGCTCGCGGACCGCTACCCCCGGCGGCGGGTCATGCTCTGGTGCGACGTGCTCCGGGCGATGCTCGTCGCGGTGATGGCCGTGCCCGGCATGCCGCTCCCCGCGCTGTGCGCGCTGGTCTTCGGCGTGGTGCTCCTCGGCGCGCCGTTCTCGGCGGCCCGGGCGGCGCTGCTGCCCGAGATCCTCTCCGGTGACCGGTACGTGGTCGGCTCCGCCCTGCAGAACGTGACCAACCAGGCCGTCCAGATGCTCGGGTTCGCCATCGGCGGCGCGGTGATCGCGACGCTGGGGCCGTACCGGGCGCTCGCCCTCGACGCGGCCACCTTCCTCGCCTCGGCGCTGGCGATCGTGGGCAAGGTACGGCACCGCCCCGCGCCGGCCCGCGCGGACGGGCGGCGCCCCGCCATGGGGTCGTCGGTCAGGACCGGGCTGCGGCTGGTCTTCGGTGACCGGCGGCTGCGGACCCTGGTGCTCTTCGCCTGGCTCTGCGGGTTCTACGTGGTGCCGGAGGGGATCGCGGCGCCGTACGCCGCGGCGCTGGACCACGAGACGCTCCCGGTCTCGCTGGTCACCGGGCTGCTGATGGCCGCGATGCCGGCCGGGACGCTGATCGGCGCCCTGCTGTACGGGCGGTTCGCCAGCCCGGCCGGCCGGCTCAAGAGCATGGGCTGGCTGGCGATGCTGAGCTGCGCGCCGCTGATCGTGTGCGCGGCCCGGCCGCCGCTCGAGGTCGTGCTCGCCCTGTGGGCGCTATCGGGGGTCGGGGGTGTCTACCAGATCGCGGCGAACGCCGCGTTCGTGCAGTGCGTCCCGCCCGCCGAGCGCGGGCAGGCGTTCGGGATCGCGCAGTCGGGGCTGCTCGCCGCGCAAGGGCTCGGCATCCTGGCCGCCGGGGCGCTCGCCCAGCGGTTCGGCCCAGAGCCGGTCGTCGCGATAGCGGGAGCCGCCGGGCTGAGCTGCGCCGCCGCGCTGACCATGCTCTGGACCGAGTCCCGTGCCGAGATCATCGCGAAGGTTCACGCGGCCACCGGTCACCCGCGAGGACCCTCGGAGCCGTCCGCGCCGGTCCGGGTGTAG
- a CDS encoding PspC domain-containing protein has product MSEMNVYGGKRLQRTRNGRMLAGVCSGIGEYVGIDPNILRLAFAIATFFGGLGIGAYAVAWILIPEEGAPTSIAQNILEKQKDSHLWHDMRLKFEGFQRNFSQPGRPDGQQATYTRTGADGSEGPRG; this is encoded by the coding sequence ATGAGCGAGATGAACGTCTACGGCGGAAAGCGGCTTCAGCGGACCAGGAACGGCAGGATGCTCGCCGGGGTGTGCTCCGGCATCGGGGAGTACGTGGGCATCGACCCGAACATCCTCCGCCTCGCCTTCGCCATCGCCACCTTCTTCGGCGGGCTGGGCATCGGCGCGTACGCCGTGGCCTGGATCCTCATCCCCGAGGAGGGCGCCCCCACCTCGATCGCCCAGAACATCCTCGAGAAGCAGAAGGACTCCCACCTCTGGCACGACATGAGGCTCAAGTTCGAGGGCTTCCAGCGCAACTTCTCCCAGCCGGGCCGGCCGGACGGCCAGCAGGCCACCTACACCCGGACCGGCGCGGACGGCTCCGAGGGTCCTCGCGGGTGA
- a CDS encoding acyl-CoA dehydrogenase family protein, producing MEDLLELDDQLTPEHRMIRDTVRRFVSERVLPHVGEWFERGVFPGRELAPELGSLGLLGMHLEGYGCAGLDAISYGVACRELEAGDSGLRSFVSVQGSLAMFPIWKYGSEEQKQEWLPRLASGEAIGCFGLTEPDHGSDPGSMRTYAKQDPSGDWILNGSKMWITNGSIADVAVVWAQTDSGIRGFIVPASTPGFSAQEIHRKLSLRASVTSSLHFDDVRLPASAVLPGVTGLKGPLSCLTEARYGILWGVVGAARACLEAAVDYARTRIQFGKPIGAFQLTQRKLAWMAVALGQAGLTALHLGRLKEAGRLKPRQVSFGKLANVRAALDIAREARSILGANGITLEYPVIRHMTNLESVLTYEGTEEVHTLVLGEALTGVAAYR from the coding sequence ATGGAAGACCTGCTCGAGCTCGATGATCAGCTGACCCCCGAGCACCGGATGATCCGGGACACGGTCCGGCGCTTCGTCTCCGAACGAGTGCTCCCCCACGTGGGCGAGTGGTTCGAGCGGGGCGTCTTCCCGGGCCGCGAGCTCGCCCCTGAACTGGGCTCGCTCGGCCTGCTCGGCATGCACCTCGAGGGGTACGGCTGCGCCGGGCTCGACGCCATCTCCTACGGGGTGGCCTGCCGGGAGCTCGAGGCCGGGGACTCCGGGTTGCGCTCGTTCGTCTCGGTTCAGGGTTCCCTGGCCATGTTCCCGATCTGGAAGTACGGGTCGGAGGAGCAGAAGCAGGAGTGGCTGCCCCGGCTCGCCTCAGGGGAGGCCATCGGGTGCTTCGGCCTGACCGAGCCGGACCACGGCTCGGACCCGGGCAGCATGCGGACCTACGCAAAGCAGGACCCGTCCGGTGACTGGATCCTCAACGGATCCAAGATGTGGATCACCAACGGGTCGATCGCGGACGTGGCCGTGGTGTGGGCGCAGACCGACTCGGGCATCCGGGGATTCATCGTCCCCGCCTCCACCCCCGGCTTCTCGGCGCAGGAGATCCACCGCAAGCTGTCGCTGCGCGCCTCGGTGACCTCGTCCCTGCACTTCGACGACGTGCGGCTGCCCGCCTCCGCCGTGCTGCCCGGGGTGACCGGGCTGAAGGGCCCGCTCTCCTGCCTCACCGAGGCGCGGTACGGGATCCTGTGGGGCGTGGTCGGCGCCGCCCGCGCCTGCCTGGAGGCGGCCGTCGACTACGCCAGGACGCGGATCCAGTTCGGCAAGCCGATCGGCGCGTTCCAGCTCACCCAGCGGAAGCTCGCCTGGATGGCGGTGGCGCTCGGGCAGGCCGGGCTCACCGCGCTCCACCTCGGCCGGCTGAAGGAGGCCGGCAGACTGAAGCCCCGGCAGGTCAGCTTCGGCAAGCTGGCGAACGTGCGGGCCGCGCTGGACATCGCGCGCGAGGCCCGCTCGATCCTCGGGGCGAACGGGATCACGCTCGAGTACCCGGTGATCCGGCACATGACCAACCTGGAGTCGGTGCTCACCTACGAGGGCACCGAGGAGGTCCACACCCTCGTGCTCGGGGAGGCCCTCACCGGGGTGGCGGCCTACCGCTGA